Within the Leisingera thetidis genome, the region GAAGGAAGGCGTGGAACAGGGCATGTTCGCCATCCCCGACACCAAGATCGCAACACTGGCGGTGATTGCGATGCTGAATGGGGTCAACACCTGGTACCGCTCCGAAGGACGGCTCTCGCTGGACGAGGTGGAGCGGGTCTATTGGGGCATGGTGCAAAAGGCGGTCAGTGCATGAATCTGCTCGATCTGCGGACCAGCCGCCTGGGTGCGGCACGCTGGCAGGAGCTGACGGAGGCGGAGCTGGCGGATCTGTTTGCCCCGAAGGTTGTGCAATGGCTGCCGGAAGGGTTCCAAGCGCAGGACAGCGATCAGGCCCGGCGGGATTTTCTGGCCGCGGTGGCGCAGCAGGCGGAGGTGATCGGCTTGCGCGGCGCTGCGGGGCAGGGCATCGGGCTGCTGATCCTGTCTTATCCGGAGGACGGCAGCAAAACCCGCAATCTGGGCTATCTATTTGCCGAAGCCGCCTGGGGCCAGGGCCTGGCGAGCGAGCTGATCAGCGGCCTGCAGATGCATTTCCGCGGCAGTGGCGTCACACTGTCCGGCGGTGTCATGCAGCAAAACGCGGCCTCGGCCCGGGTGCTGGAAAAGGCGGGCTTCACGCCGGCGCCAGCGGACGGCGAAACCGTCTACAGCTGGCGCGGGGGCGGCTAAGGCCCGCGGGCAGGCTCCGGCCTGTCAGCTCAGCAGTCCGATCATGTCGTAATGATCGATCTGGCGGCTCAGCACCATCGGGTCCTCTTCCGGCAGCACATGCGGCTGCTCCCAGTCCTCGCCCGCAAAGGCCTGCAGCGCGGCAATGCTCTCCCAGACCATGACGACGCAGAAAGTGGAGGGCGAATCCGGCCGCGGCAGCCCGGCGGTGACAGAGATCAACCCTGGCTGGCGGCGCACATGCGGCACGGCGGTTTTTGTCAGAAAGTCCTTGAATTCCTGGATCTTGTCATCGCGGACGGTGGCACGGAACACCCGGATAATCATCTCTCCCCCCATCTGATCATTGAACGGGGGGAGTATAGCACAAGAAATGGCGTTGGCGGCGCAGCCCGTCAGTGCGCGGGTTTGATAAATGTCCCGTTGCGCAGATCGCGGAAGGCCTGGCGCAGCTGTTCCTGGGTGTTCATCACAATCGGCCCGTGCCAGGCCACCGGCTCATTGATCGGCGCGCCGGAGATCAGCAGAAACCGCACGCCTTCAGGGCCGGCCTGCACGGTGATCCCGTCGCCGGTGCCAAAACGGATCAGGGTGCGGTCGCCGGACAGGTCGCGGATGTTGACCTCCTGGCCTGCGACTTCCTTCTCCAGCAGCACCCCTTGCGGGGCGGAGGCATCGGCAAAGGCCGCCTGACCTTCGAACACATAGGCAAAGGCCCGGCGGTAGGTGTCGATTGGCAGCGTCTTCTTGACACCGGCCGGGACGTACACATCCAGATACTGCGGGTCGGCGGCAATGCCGTCCACCAGGCCGCGCTTGCCCCAGAAGCTGCCGGCAACCACCTTCACGCGGGTGCCGTCGTCGTCGATGATCTCGGGGATCTCGCGGCCCTTCACGTCCTGATAGCGCGGCGCGGTCATCTTCTGGCTGGCGGGCAGGTTGCCCCAGAGCTGGAAGCCGTGCATCTGGCCCTTGGCGTTGCCTGCGGGCATCTCCTGGTGCAGGATGCCCGATCCGGCAGTCATCCACTGCACGTCGCCCGCCCCAAGGGTGCCCGTGTTGCCCAGCGAGTCGCCGTGCTCCACCGAGCCTGCCAGCACATAGGTGATGGTCTCGATGCCGCGGTGCGGATGCCAGGGAAAGCCGCGCAGATAGTCCTCGGGGTTGTCGTTGCGGAAATCGTCGAACAGCAGGAACGGGTCCAGCTCCGACGGGTCCTGAAAGCCGAAGGCGCGGTGCAGCTTGACGCCGGCGCCCTCGGTATGGGGCTGGGCGGCGCGGGTTTCGAGAATGGGTCTGAGGGACATCCGTATGCCTCCTGTAAACGTTGGCTGCTGCTAAGATAGGGGGCGCGATGCCGCCCCGGAACCAGCTGCAGAACACGCCCGCTGTGCGCAGGTGAACAGAGTGACCCGCAGCCCGCAGGGCTGCCCGGCCCAACGGGACGCAGGCGCCAAAGGCGCCAAGGACGGGCGGGAGCGCCTCCGTTGCGCTGGGCCTGCGGGGCGGGGTAGCCTGATCCAATGACACATGCCCCTGACCTATTGCTGCACTTGCCGCCCGACCGTCTGCCGGGTGCCTTGCGCCTGATTTCTTATATGCTGGGGGAGGCGCGGGCTGCCGCGGACGCCGACACGGTGCTCACCCGGATGTCGGAACTGATCCGTGCAGGCGGTGTGCCGCTGGACCGGGCCACTTCCATCGTGCCGTTGCTGCATGCCGAGGCGGTGGCCAGCGCGCGTTTCTGGGAGCGCGGCAAAGGGGCGCGCAGCTATCTCTTTCCCTATAACGCGGAAAGCGGGCAGGGCTATGCCCATTCCCCCGCCGCAGATGTGCACAAA harbors:
- a CDS encoding GNAT family N-acetyltransferase; protein product: MNLLDLRTSRLGAARWQELTEAELADLFAPKVVQWLPEGFQAQDSDQARRDFLAAVAQQAEVIGLRGAAGQGIGLLILSYPEDGSKTRNLGYLFAEAAWGQGLASELISGLQMHFRGSGVTLSGGVMQQNAASARVLEKAGFTPAPADGETVYSWRGGG
- a CDS encoding pirin family protein, which encodes MSLRPILETRAAQPHTEGAGVKLHRAFGFQDPSELDPFLLFDDFRNDNPEDYLRGFPWHPHRGIETITYVLAGSVEHGDSLGNTGTLGAGDVQWMTAGSGILHQEMPAGNAKGQMHGFQLWGNLPASQKMTAPRYQDVKGREIPEIIDDDGTRVKVVAGSFWGKRGLVDGIAADPQYLDVYVPAGVKKTLPIDTYRRAFAYVFEGQAAFADASAPQGVLLEKEVAGQEVNIRDLSGDRTLIRFGTGDGITVQAGPEGVRFLLISGAPINEPVAWHGPIVMNTQEQLRQAFRDLRNGTFIKPAH
- a CDS encoding antibiotic biosynthesis monooxygenase family protein — translated: MIIRVFRATVRDDKIQEFKDFLTKTAVPHVRRQPGLISVTAGLPRPDSPSTFCVVMVWESIAALQAFAGEDWEQPHVLPEEDPMVLSRQIDHYDMIGLLS